A genomic segment from Montipora foliosa isolate CH-2021 chromosome 9, ASM3666993v2, whole genome shotgun sequence encodes:
- the LOC137971966 gene encoding prostaglandin reductase-3-like isoform X2, with product MAARKLPETFRKLVITKFSTNYREAVETLTVPMIQPKPDELLVKNRYVGINATDINHSAGRYDPGKSPPLDAGLEGIGEVILTGEKCTNFSIGQAVGYLKNGTFSEYMVGEIKSKETVLITAAAGGTGQFAVQLAKQAGCHVIGTCSTDAKTEFLKSLGCDRPVNYKTENLDEVLKKEFPKGCDVVYESIGGEMFDTCMNRLATRGRLVTIGFITGYQSKLGFPPVKNATLVPKLLARSASLRGFLLFHFVEEFKPALQKLVSLYDSGNLKCNLDFGESSPSGYFKGLDSVVNAVEYLHSGKSSGKVVVELPDDINSHL from the exons ATGGCCGCTAGGAAACTTCCCGAGACTTTCCGCAAGCTTGTTATCACCAAATTCTCCACCAACTACCGAGAGGCTGTAGAAACGTTGACCGTACCGATGATACAACCGAAACCAGATGAGTTATTGGTGAAAAACAG ATATGTTGGAATAAATGCAACTGATATTAACCACTCAGCTGGTCGATATGATCCAGGTAAATCTCCTCCCTTGGATGCAGGCCTGGAG GGAATCGGAGAGGTGATACTAACTGGGGAAAAGTGCACTAACTTTAGTATTGGCCAGGCTGTTGGCTATTTAAAGAATGGAACATTTTCGGAATACATG GTTGGTGAAATAAAGAGCAAGGAGACAGTTCTGATAACAG CTGCAGCAGGAGGGACAGGCCAATTTGCG GTTCAGTTAGCTAAACAGGCAGGATGTCATGTGATAGGTACATGCTCAACAGATGCTAAAACTGAGTTTCTTAAG TCACTTGGTTGTGATCGCCCTGTTAACTACAAGACTGAAAATTTAGATGAAGTTCTAAAAAAGGAATTTCCA AAAGGATGTGATGTGGTGTACGAATCTATTGGAGGGGAAATGTTTGATACTTGCATGAACAG ATTAGCGACTCGAGGCCGTTTGGTTACCATTGGTTTTATTACTGGTTACCAGTCTAAGCTAGGCTTTCCACCGGTCAAGAACGCAACCTTAGTCCCCAAG CTTTTGGCCAGGTCAGCCAGTCTTCGAGGATTTCTGTTGTTTCACTTCGTGGAAGAGTTTAAGCCAGCACTTCAGAAGCTGGTGAGCTTATATGACAGTGGAAACTTAAAATGCAACCTGGACTTTGGAGAATCATCGCCGAGTGGATACTTCAAAGGCCTGGACTCTGTTGTAAATGCGGTTGAG tatcTGCACAGTGGAAAGAGTTCAGGCAAAGTTGTTGTTGAACTACCAGATGACATCAACAGTCATTTGTAG
- the LOC137971966 gene encoding prostaglandin reductase 3-like isoform X1, translated as MAARKLPETFRKLVITKFSTNYREAVETLTVPMIQPKPDELLVKNRYVGINATDINHSAGRYDPGKSPPLDAGLEGIGEVILTGEKCTNFSIGQAVGYLKNGTFSEYMTIPSSHAFPLPRLDPAYVSLLISGLTAIIALKKVGEIKSKETVLITAAAGGTGQFAVQLAKQAGCHVIGTCSTDAKTEFLKSLGCDRPVNYKTENLDEVLKKEFPKGCDVVYESIGGEMFDTCMNRLATRGRLVTIGFITGYQSKLGFPPVKNATLVPKLLARSASLRGFLLFHFVEEFKPALQKLVSLYDSGNLKCNLDFGESSPSGYFKGLDSVVNAVEYLHSGKSSGKVVVELPDDINSHL; from the exons ATGGCCGCTAGGAAACTTCCCGAGACTTTCCGCAAGCTTGTTATCACCAAATTCTCCACCAACTACCGAGAGGCTGTAGAAACGTTGACCGTACCGATGATACAACCGAAACCAGATGAGTTATTGGTGAAAAACAG ATATGTTGGAATAAATGCAACTGATATTAACCACTCAGCTGGTCGATATGATCCAGGTAAATCTCCTCCCTTGGATGCAGGCCTGGAG GGAATCGGAGAGGTGATACTAACTGGGGAAAAGTGCACTAACTTTAGTATTGGCCAGGCTGTTGGCTATTTAAAGAATGGAACATTTTCGGAATACATG ACAATTCCTTCAAGCCATGCTTTTCCCCTTCCAAGGCTGGATCCTGCTTATGTGTCATTACTGATTAGTGGTTTAACTGCAATTATAGCTCTTAAAAAG GTTGGTGAAATAAAGAGCAAGGAGACAGTTCTGATAACAG CTGCAGCAGGAGGGACAGGCCAATTTGCG GTTCAGTTAGCTAAACAGGCAGGATGTCATGTGATAGGTACATGCTCAACAGATGCTAAAACTGAGTTTCTTAAG TCACTTGGTTGTGATCGCCCTGTTAACTACAAGACTGAAAATTTAGATGAAGTTCTAAAAAAGGAATTTCCA AAAGGATGTGATGTGGTGTACGAATCTATTGGAGGGGAAATGTTTGATACTTGCATGAACAG ATTAGCGACTCGAGGCCGTTTGGTTACCATTGGTTTTATTACTGGTTACCAGTCTAAGCTAGGCTTTCCACCGGTCAAGAACGCAACCTTAGTCCCCAAG CTTTTGGCCAGGTCAGCCAGTCTTCGAGGATTTCTGTTGTTTCACTTCGTGGAAGAGTTTAAGCCAGCACTTCAGAAGCTGGTGAGCTTATATGACAGTGGAAACTTAAAATGCAACCTGGACTTTGGAGAATCATCGCCGAGTGGATACTTCAAAGGCCTGGACTCTGTTGTAAATGCGGTTGAG tatcTGCACAGTGGAAAGAGTTCAGGCAAAGTTGTTGTTGAACTACCAGATGACATCAACAGTCATTTGTAG
- the LOC137971967 gene encoding putative 2'-deoxynucleoside 5'-phosphate N-hydrolase 1, whose product MNAQTKKLIYFCGSIRAGRDDAALYKRIIDQLKDYGEVLTEHIGDPNLMEKEKGTDKFIHDQDMSWLLKSDALVAEVTQASLGVGYEIGRAVENKKKILCLFRPETGKYLSAMIRGAVDENFIVKDYKEQDLPQILREFFSTL is encoded by the exons ATGAATGctcaaacaaaaaaactgatttactTTTGCGGTAGCATTCGTGCCGGTAGGGACGATGCAGCATTATACAAGCGTATAATCGATCAACTGAAAGATTATGGTGAAGTTTTAACAGAACACATCGGCGATCCCAACCTAATGGAAAAGGAGAAAG GTACAGATAAGTTCATTCACGACCAGGACATGTCATGGCTCTTGAAATCTGATG CTTTAGTTGCTGAAGTTACCCAGGCTTCCTTAGGAGTTGGTTATGAAATTGGAAGGGCTGTAGAGAACAAAAAGAAGATACTTTGCCTATTTAGGCCAGAGACAGGGAAAT ATCTTTCAGCAATGATCCGTGGAGCAGTAGATGAAAACTTCATTGTGAAGGATTACAAAGAGCAAGATCTACCACAGATTCTCCGAGAATTCTTTAGCACTCTTTGA